The following are encoded together in the Bos mutus isolate GX-2022 chromosome 3, NWIPB_WYAK_1.1, whole genome shotgun sequence genome:
- the CFAP141 gene encoding cilia- and flagella-associated protein 141 produces MSMEKMGKVEEHFQRALELKKMVHRWRNSHTHCLWQITLSQRRNPYAILRMQDTMVQELALANKQLLMVRQAALHQLFEKEHQQYQQELNEKGKAFYMERL; encoded by the exons ATGTCCATGGAAAAGATGGGAAAAGTAGAAGAG CATTTTCAAAGGGCCCTGGAACTTAAGAAGATGGTGCACAG GTGGCGAAATTCACACACTCACTGTCTGTGGCAGATAACATTAAGCCAGAGGAGAAACCCATATGCTATCCTAAGGATGCAGGACACCATGGTACAGGAGTTGGCACTGGCCAACAAGCAGTTGCTGATG GTCCGTCAAGCTGCCCTGCACCAGCTGTTTGAAAAGGAGCATCAGCAGTACCAGCAAGAACTAAATGAGAAGGGCAAAGCTTTTTACATGGAGAGACTCTGA
- the C3H1orf43 gene encoding protein C1orf43 homolog isoform X2, translating into MASGSNWLSGVNVVLVMAYGSLDLKEEIDIRLSKVQDIKYEPQLLADDDARLLQLETQGNQNCYNYLYRMKALDAIRASEIPFHAEGRHPHSLMGKNFRSYLLDLRNTSTPFKGVRKALIDTLLDGYETARYGTGVFGLSEYLRYQEALSELATVVKARSGSSQRQHQSAAKDLTQSPEVSPTTIQVTYLPSSQKSKRAKHFLELKSFKDNYNTLESTL; encoded by the exons GACTTAAAAGAGGAGATAGATATCCGACTGTCGAAGGTTCAGGATATCAAGTATGAACCTCAGCTTCTCGCAGATGATGATGCAAGACTGCTACAGCTGGAAACCCAGGGAAATCAAA ATTGCTACAACTACCTATACAGGATGAAAGCTCTGGATGCTATCCGTGCCTCTG AGATCCCATTTCATGCTGAAGGCCGACATCCCCATTCCTTAATGGGCAAGAATTTCCGCTCCTACCTGCTAGATCTTCGAAACACTAGTACTCCTTTCAAGGGTGTGCGCAAGGCCCTTATTGATACCCTGCTGGATGGCTATGAGACAGCCCGCTATGGGACAGGG gTCTTTGGCCTGAGTGAGTACCTGCGCTATCAGGAGGCCCTGAGTGAGCTGGCCACAGT GGTCAAAGCACGAAGTGGGAGCTCTCAGCGACAACACCAGTCAGCAGCCAAAGACCTAACCCAGTCTCCTGAAGTCTCCCCAACAACCATCCAGGTGACATACCTCCCCTCCAGTCAGAAGAGTAAACGTGCCAAGCACTTCCTCGAATTGAAGAGCTTTAAGGACAACTATAACACACTGGAGAGTACTCTGTGA